The Triplophysa dalaica isolate WHDGS20190420 chromosome 5, ASM1584641v1, whole genome shotgun sequence genome window below encodes:
- the LOC130421273 gene encoding uncharacterized protein LOC130421273 — MDINEGDEITYDYGGDDLPWRSCHKQNILKSLHQPLSVTTEQNHIESTHAHLKESLHQPLSVTTEQNHIESTHAHLKEGLMPGSPKQSENPGCVCDGCKTHQLVKEEMTSFDKCSVCDGPFSPLKWWGLRCKDCTTTWHVYCYHKKHERLKIWNESETSEEDISDDDPEYVPASVTDSEDDVPPSTLTKSKVLEDIQSPMMDTSHISGITANKTSTNRTDSTTVAQKGLKE; from the exons ATGGACATTAATGAAGGCGATGAGATCACGTATGACTATGGAGGAGATGACTTGCCATGGCGTTCTTGtcataaacagaatattttgaAG TCTCTTCATCAGCCCTTATCTGTGACTACCGAACAGAATCACATCGAGTCTACTCATGCACATCTTAAAGAG tCTCTTCATCAGCCCTTATCTGTGACTACTGAACAGAATCACATCGAGTCTACTCATGCACATCTTAAAGAG gGACTAATGCCTGGTTCCCCGAAGCAATCTGAGAACCCAGGATGTGTCTGTGATG gtTGTAAAACACATCAGCTTGTCAAAGAGGAGATGACATCTTTTGacaaatgttctgtttgtgATGGACCTTTCTCCCCACTGAAGTGGTGGGGGCTGAGATGCAAAG ACTGCACTACTACATGGCATGTGTACTGTtaccataaaaaacatgaaagactAAAGATCTGG AATGAATCTGAAACCAGTGAAGAGGACATATCAGATGATGATCCAGAATATGTTCCAGCTTCAGTAACTGATTCAGAAGATGATGTACCACCAAGTACCTTGACAaaatctaaagttctggaagaTATACAATCACCGATGATGGATACAAGTCACATCAGTGGAATAACTGCAAATAAAACATCCACCAACAGAACAGACTCAACAACTGTAGCACAGAAGGG GCTCAAAGAGTAG